One Streptomyces sp. ML-6 genomic region harbors:
- a CDS encoding dipeptidase, translated as MSDTPDSAVRTYTEQHRTAFLDDLAAWLRIPSVSAQPEHDGDVRRSAEWLSAKLGETGFPVTEIWETPGAPAVFAEWPSDDPDAPTVLVYGHHDVQPAAREDGWATDPFEPVIRDGRMYGRGAADDKGQVFFHTLGVRAHLAATGRTSPAVHLKLLIEGEEESGSPNFRALVEERAARLAADAVIVSDTGMWNETTPTVCTGMRGLAECEIELYGPEQDIHSGSFGGAVPNPATAVARLVAALHDADGRVAIPGFYDGVTELTDTERALFAELPFDEDTWLRTARSRAASGEAGYSTLERVWARPTAEVNGIGGGYQGAGSKTIIPSSALVKISFRLVAGQDPDHVQQVVRAWAGTQVPAGVRHRISFAPATRPCLTPLDHPALQAVARAMGRAFGQKILFTREGGSGPAADLQDVLGAPVLFLGISVPSDGWHAPDEKVELDLLFKGVETTAHLWGELAAALR; from the coding sequence ATGAGCGACACCCCGGACAGCGCCGTCCGTACGTACACCGAGCAGCATCGCACAGCCTTCCTCGACGACCTCGCCGCCTGGCTGCGCATCCCGTCCGTATCCGCCCAGCCGGAGCACGACGGGGACGTACGGCGCAGCGCCGAGTGGCTGTCGGCCAAGCTCGGGGAGACCGGCTTCCCGGTCACCGAGATCTGGGAGACGCCCGGCGCTCCCGCGGTCTTCGCCGAGTGGCCGTCCGACGACCCGGACGCCCCGACGGTCCTCGTCTACGGGCACCACGACGTGCAGCCCGCCGCCCGCGAGGACGGCTGGGCCACCGACCCGTTCGAGCCGGTGATCCGCGACGGCCGCATGTACGGGCGGGGCGCCGCCGACGACAAGGGGCAGGTGTTCTTCCACACCCTCGGTGTCCGGGCCCACCTCGCCGCCACCGGCCGCACCTCCCCCGCCGTCCACCTCAAGCTCCTGATCGAGGGCGAGGAGGAGTCCGGTTCCCCGAACTTCCGTGCCCTGGTCGAGGAGCGGGCCGCCCGGCTCGCCGCCGACGCCGTGATCGTCTCCGACACCGGCATGTGGAACGAGACGACTCCCACGGTCTGCACCGGCATGCGCGGCCTCGCCGAGTGCGAGATCGAGCTGTACGGCCCCGAACAGGACATCCACTCCGGCTCGTTCGGCGGCGCGGTCCCCAACCCGGCCACCGCCGTCGCCCGGCTCGTCGCCGCACTGCACGACGCGGACGGCCGGGTCGCGATCCCCGGGTTCTACGACGGCGTCACCGAACTCACCGACACCGAGCGCGCGCTCTTCGCCGAGCTGCCCTTCGACGAGGACACCTGGCTGCGCACCGCCAGGTCCCGCGCCGCGTCGGGCGAGGCCGGCTACTCCACGCTGGAACGCGTCTGGGCCCGCCCCACCGCCGAGGTCAACGGCATCGGGGGCGGCTACCAGGGCGCCGGCAGCAAGACGATCATCCCGTCCTCCGCCCTGGTGAAGATCAGCTTCCGGCTGGTCGCGGGCCAGGACCCCGACCACGTCCAGCAGGTGGTCCGGGCCTGGGCCGGGACCCAGGTCCCGGCCGGTGTCCGGCACCGGATCTCCTTCGCCCCGGCCACCCGCCCCTGTCTGACCCCGCTGGACCACCCCGCCCTGCAGGCCGTGGCCCGCGCCATGGGACGGGCCTTCGGCCAGAAGATCCTCTTCACCCGGGAAGGGGGCTCGGGCCCCGCCGCCGACCTCCAGGACGTGCTCGGCGCGCCCGTCCTCTTCCTGGGCATCTCCGTACCGTCCGACGGCTGGCACGCCCCCGACGAGAAGGTCGAGCTCGACCTCCTGTTCAAGGGCGTGGAGACGACCGCGCACCTCTGGGGCGAACTGGCCGCGGCACTCCGCTGA